The Streptococcus viridans genome includes a window with the following:
- the rpsA gene encoding 30S ribosomal protein S1: MNEFEDLLNSVSQVEPGDVVTAEVLTVDATQANVAISGTGVEGVLTLRELTNDRDADINDLVKPGETLELLVLRQVVGKDTDTVTYLVSKKRLEARKAWDKLVGREEEVVTVKGTRAVKGGLSVEFEGLRGFIPASMLDTRFVRNTERFVGQEFDAKIKEVDAKENRFILSRREVVEAASAAARAEVFGKLNVGDVVTGKVARITSFGAFIDLGGVDGLVHLTELSHERNVSPKSVVTVGEEIEVKVLDLNEEEGRVSLSLKATTPGPWDGVEQKLAAGDVIEGTVKRLTDFGAFVEVLPGIDGLVHISQISHKRVENPKDVLKVGQEVTVKVLEVNAADERVSLSIKALEERPAQEEGEKQEKRQQRPRRPKQEKRDFELPETQTGFSMADLFGDIEL, encoded by the coding sequence ATGAATGAATTTGAAGATTTGCTAAACAGTGTTAGCCAAGTTGAGCCAGGTGATGTTGTTACTGCTGAAGTTTTGACAGTTGACGCTACACAAGCTAACGTTGCAATCTCTGGAACTGGTGTCGAAGGTGTCTTGACTCTTCGCGAATTGACAAACGATCGTGATGCGGACATCAACGACTTGGTAAAACCAGGTGAAACACTTGAATTGCTTGTTCTTCGTCAAGTAGTTGGTAAAGATACTGATACAGTAACTTACCTTGTATCTAAAAAACGTTTGGAAGCTCGCAAAGCATGGGACAAATTGGTCGGACGTGAAGAAGAAGTTGTTACTGTTAAAGGAACTCGCGCTGTTAAGGGCGGACTTTCAGTAGAATTTGAAGGACTTCGTGGATTTATTCCAGCTTCAATGCTTGATACTCGTTTTGTACGTAACACTGAACGTTTCGTAGGTCAAGAATTTGATGCTAAAATCAAAGAAGTTGACGCAAAAGAAAACCGCTTCATCCTTTCTCGTCGTGAAGTTGTTGAAGCTGCATCAGCTGCAGCTCGCGCTGAAGTATTCGGTAAATTGAACGTTGGTGACGTTGTAACTGGTAAAGTTGCTCGTATCACTAGCTTCGGTGCTTTCATCGACCTTGGTGGTGTTGATGGATTGGTTCACTTGACTGAATTGTCACACGAACGCAACGTTTCACCTAAATCAGTCGTAACTGTTGGTGAAGAAATCGAAGTGAAAGTTCTTGACTTGAACGAAGAAGAAGGTCGCGTATCACTTTCATTGAAAGCTACAACACCTGGACCATGGGATGGCGTTGAACAAAAATTGGCTGCTGGTGATGTCATCGAAGGTACTGTTAAACGTTTGACTGACTTCGGTGCATTCGTTGAAGTATTACCAGGTATCGATGGACTTGTACACATCTCACAAATTTCACACAAACGTGTTGAAAATCCAAAAGATGTGCTTAAAGTTGGACAAGAAGTAACTGTTAAAGTTCTTGAAGTAAATGCTGCTGATGAACGTGTATCACTTTCTATTAAAGCTCTTGAAGAACGTCCAGCTCAAGAAGAAGGCGAAAAACAAGAAAAACGTCAACAACGTCCACGTCGTCCAAAACAAGAAAAACGTGACTTTGAACTTCCAGAAACTCAAACTGGATTCTCAATGGCTGACTTGTTTGGCGATATCGAATTGTAA
- a CDS encoding redox-sensing transcriptional repressor Rex: MKQDKTNPIPRATAKRLSLYYRIFKRFNAEKIERANSKQIAEAIGIDSATVRRDFSYFGELGRRGFGYDVKKLMNFFADLLNDNSITNVAIVGIGNMGSALLHYRFHERNKMKIVMAFDTDDHDLVGTKSKDNIPIYGISTLKEKLEGQEIQTAILTVPSVKSQEVADLLVEAGIKGILSFSPVHLTVPKDVVVQYVDLTSELQTLLYFMRKNS, from the coding sequence GTGAAACAAGATAAGACTAATCCAATTCCTCGTGCTACTGCCAAACGACTCTCTCTGTATTACCGCATTTTTAAACGCTTTAATGCAGAGAAGATCGAGCGAGCAAATTCAAAACAGATTGCTGAAGCCATCGGTATTGACTCCGCGACTGTTCGTCGCGACTTCTCCTACTTCGGAGAGTTAGGACGACGTGGTTTTGGTTATGATGTCAAAAAGTTAATGAACTTCTTCGCAGATCTCTTAAATGATAACTCCATCACCAATGTTGCTATCGTCGGGATTGGAAATATGGGAAGTGCCCTGCTTCACTATCGCTTCCATGAGCGAAACAAAATGAAGATTGTCATGGCATTTGATACGGATGATCATGACTTAGTAGGTACTAAAAGTAAAGATAACATTCCGATTTACGGCATCTCAACACTAAAAGAAAAACTAGAGGGACAAGAGATTCAAACAGCTATTTTAACCGTTCCAAGTGTAAAATCTCAAGAAGTTGCAGATTTACTGGTTGAAGCTGGTATCAAGGGAATCCTTAGCTTTTCTCCAGTACACCTAACAGTTCCAAAGGATGTGGTTGTCCAATATGTCGATCTAACCAGCGAACTGCAAACCCTTCTCTACTTTATGCGCAAAAATTCATGA
- a CDS encoding CYTH domain-containing protein — protein MNHLEIEFKTLLTKEEYHSLEDFFKDQPPIRQTNHYIDTPDQAIRNHRMALRIRTLADRAELTLKVPQDAGHFEYNQALTFEQVEAFLSKKKLPQGEIASFLTDLDIPLNSLDVWGSLETERREKRIPKGLLAFDRSRYNSIEDYELEMEVDAASDETYFHEFLKEKQIEYKSAKSKVARLAQSLLKS, from the coding sequence ATGAATCATTTAGAAATTGAATTTAAAACCTTACTAACCAAAGAAGAGTACCATTCTCTAGAAGACTTTTTCAAGGACCAACCTCCTATCCGACAAACCAATCACTATATTGACACGCCCGACCAAGCTATCCGGAATCATCGGATGGCCTTGCGAATTCGTACCTTAGCTGATCGGGCTGAGCTAACCCTTAAAGTACCGCAAGATGCGGGACATTTTGAATACAATCAAGCCCTTACTTTTGAACAAGTAGAAGCCTTTCTCTCCAAGAAGAAACTCCCTCAAGGTGAGATTGCCAGCTTTCTCACTGATTTAGACATTCCACTAAATTCCTTAGATGTCTGGGGAAGTCTAGAAACAGAGAGACGGGAGAAAAGAATCCCTAAAGGATTATTAGCTTTTGACCGTAGTCGGTATAACTCTATCGAGGACTATGAGTTAGAAATGGAGGTGGATGCTGCTTCAGATGAAACTTATTTTCACGAATTTCTCAAGGAAAAACAAATTGAATACAAGTCAGCAAAAAGTAAAGTAGCAAGATTGGCTCAAAGTTTGCTAAAAAGCTGA
- the gyrA gene encoding DNA gyrase subunit A gives MQDNNLVDVNLTSEMKTSFIDYAMSVIVARALPDVRDGLKPVHRRILYGMNELGVTPDKPHKKSARITGDVMGKYHPHGDSSIYEAMVRMAQWWSYRYMLVDGHGNFGSMDGDGAAAQRYTEARMSKIALEMLRDINKNTVDFTDNYDASEREPNVLPARFPNLLVNGATGIAVGMATNIPPHNLGESIDAVKLMMDNPDVTTRELMEVLPGPDFPTGALVMGKSGIHKAYETGKGSIVLRSRTEIEETKTGRERIVVTEFPYMVNKTKVHEHIVRLVQEKRIDGITAVRDESNREGVRFVIEVRRDASANVILNNLFKMTQMQTNFGFNMLAIQNGVPKILSLREILGSYIEHQKEVVTRRTIFDKEKAEARAHILEGLLIALDHIDEVIKIIRNSQTDAEAQAELMSKFKLSERQSQAILDMRLRRLTGLERDKIQSEYDDLIALIADLADILAKPERVVAIIKEELDEVKRKFGDPRRTELMVGEVLSLEDEDLIEETNVLITLSNKGYIKRLDQDEFTAQKRGGRGVQGTGVKDDDFVRELVSTSTHDRLLFFTNKGRVYRLKGYEIPEYGRTAKGLPIVNLLKLDDGESIQTIINVAQDRSEDAYLFFTTRSGLVKRTSVAEFANIRQNGLKALNLKDEDELINVFLTDGNTDVIIGTKFGYSVRFKESVVRNMGRSATGVRGVNLRPGDQVVGASVITDQDEVLIITEKGYGKRTRADEYPTKGRGGKGIKTANVADKNGPLAGLMTVKGDEDLMIITNTGVMIRTSVANISQTGRSTMGVKVMRLDQDAQIVTFTTVQADEKDESETETESEG, from the coding sequence ATGCAGGATAATAACTTAGTTGATGTTAATTTAACATCGGAAATGAAGACCAGTTTTATCGATTACGCTATGAGTGTTATCGTGGCTCGGGCTCTTCCTGACGTTCGAGATGGTTTAAAACCAGTTCATCGTCGAATCCTATATGGAATGAATGAACTTGGTGTTACGCCAGATAAACCACATAAGAAATCTGCCCGTATTACTGGGGATGTTATGGGTAAATACCATCCGCATGGGGACTCCTCTATTTATGAGGCTATGGTTCGAATGGCTCAATGGTGGAGTTATCGTTACATGCTTGTAGATGGGCATGGGAACTTTGGTTCTATGGATGGAGATGGAGCCGCTGCCCAACGGTATACAGAAGCTCGTATGAGCAAGATTGCTCTTGAAATGCTTCGTGATATCAACAAAAATACAGTTGATTTCACAGATAACTATGATGCCAGTGAAAGGGAACCAAACGTTCTTCCAGCTCGCTTCCCTAACTTGTTAGTCAATGGTGCGACAGGGATTGCGGTAGGGATGGCGACAAATATCCCGCCACACAACCTCGGTGAGTCTATTGATGCTGTCAAGTTAATGATGGACAATCCTGATGTGACAACGCGTGAGTTGATGGAAGTGCTTCCTGGACCAGATTTCCCTACTGGGGCCTTGGTCATGGGCAAATCAGGTATTCATAAGGCCTATGAAACAGGAAAGGGCTCAATTGTCTTACGTTCTCGCACGGAGATTGAAGAGACCAAAACAGGGCGCGAACGCATTGTCGTTACAGAATTCCCTTATATGGTCAATAAGACTAAAGTGCATGAACACATCGTTCGCTTGGTTCAAGAAAAACGGATTGATGGAATTACGGCAGTTCGGGATGAGTCCAACCGTGAAGGGGTTCGTTTCGTCATTGAAGTCCGTCGCGATGCATCAGCCAATGTTATCTTGAACAACCTCTTCAAGATGACCCAAATGCAGACCAACTTTGGTTTTAACATGTTGGCCATCCAAAACGGTGTCCCTAAGATTCTCTCTCTTCGTGAGATCCTAGGATCTTATATTGAGCACCAAAAAGAAGTAGTGACTCGTCGGACGATTTTTGATAAAGAGAAGGCGGAAGCTCGTGCTCATATCTTGGAAGGTCTCTTAATCGCTCTTGATCACATCGATGAAGTGATTAAAATCATCCGTAATAGCCAGACAGATGCAGAAGCTCAAGCTGAATTGATGAGTAAGTTTAAACTTTCTGAGCGTCAAAGTCAAGCTATCTTGGATATGCGTCTTCGTCGTTTGACTGGTTTGGAACGTGACAAGATTCAAAGCGAATACGATGATCTCATTGCTTTGATTGCTGATCTCGCTGACATTTTAGCCAAGCCAGAGCGTGTGGTCGCGATCATCAAGGAAGAGCTGGATGAAGTAAAACGCAAGTTTGGAGATCCACGTCGCACGGAGTTGATGGTGGGAGAAGTTCTTTCACTGGAAGACGAAGACTTGATTGAAGAGACCAATGTATTGATTACGCTGTCTAATAAAGGCTACATCAAACGCTTGGATCAGGATGAATTTACTGCTCAAAAACGTGGGGGACGTGGTGTTCAAGGTACAGGGGTCAAGGATGATGACTTTGTCCGTGAATTGGTTTCTACCAGTACCCATGATCGTTTGCTCTTCTTTACCAACAAGGGACGTGTTTATCGTCTCAAAGGCTATGAAATCCCTGAATACGGTCGTACAGCCAAGGGACTTCCGATTGTCAACTTGCTTAAGTTAGATGATGGAGAATCCATTCAGACCATTATTAACGTTGCTCAAGACCGTAGTGAAGACGCTTATCTCTTCTTTACAACCCGTTCAGGTTTGGTGAAACGGACTAGTGTAGCTGAGTTTGCCAATATTCGTCAAAATGGCTTGAAAGCTTTAAACCTCAAAGACGAGGATGAGCTGATCAATGTCTTCCTCACAGACGGAAATACGGACGTGATCATCGGGACTAAATTTGGTTATTCTGTCCGCTTCAAAGAGTCTGTGGTTCGGAACATGGGCCGTTCGGCAACTGGGGTTCGAGGTGTCAACCTTCGTCCAGGAGACCAAGTGGTCGGTGCAAGCGTCATTACAGATCAAGATGAAGTATTGATTATCACTGAAAAGGGATACGGTAAACGCACGCGTGCAGATGAGTATCCAACAAAAGGACGTGGTGGTAAAGGGATTAAAACTGCTAATGTAGCTGATAAAAATGGTCCTCTAGCTGGACTCATGACTGTCAAAGGAGATGAGGATTTGATGATTATCACCAATACAGGCGTCATGATTCGTACCAGCGTTGCCAATATTTCTCAAACTGGACGTTCGACCATGGGTGTGAAAGTTATGCGTCTGGATCAAGATGCCCAAATCGTAACCTTTACAACGGTTCAAGCTGACGAAAAAGATGAGTCAGAGACTGAAACTGAAAGTGAAGGGTAG
- a CDS encoding class A sortase: MASRRRKKRKTSLRNRLINIFATLLILLSIALIFNAPIRNMIMVWHTNQYQVSKVSKKTIDKNKDAKTSFDFKEVKSLSTESVINAQWQAQKLPVIGGIAIPELKMNLPIFKGLDNVGLYYGAGTMKEDQVMGQRNYSLASHHVFGLTGANEMLFSPLEHAKAGMKIYITDKDKVYTYVINSVETVTPDRVDVIADREGVNEITLVTCEDAAATYRTIVKGTLETSVDYSKAPKDILEAFTESYNQMQL; encoded by the coding sequence ATGGCTTCAAGAAGAAGAAAAAAGAGGAAAACAAGCTTACGCAATCGCTTGATCAATATCTTTGCTACCTTGCTGATCCTTTTGTCTATCGCTCTGATCTTTAATGCTCCGATTCGGAACATGATCATGGTTTGGCATACCAATCAGTACCAGGTTAGCAAGGTATCGAAAAAGACTATCGATAAGAATAAAGATGCCAAGACTAGCTTTGATTTTAAAGAAGTCAAATCGCTTTCTACAGAATCTGTTATCAATGCCCAGTGGCAGGCGCAGAAGTTGCCTGTTATTGGGGGGATAGCCATTCCAGAATTGAAGATGAACCTTCCGATTTTTAAAGGCTTAGATAATGTGGGACTCTATTATGGGGCAGGTACCATGAAAGAGGACCAAGTTATGGGGCAAAGGAATTACTCCTTGGCTAGTCACCATGTCTTTGGTTTGACCGGGGCAAATGAAATGCTCTTTTCTCCATTAGAACATGCCAAAGCTGGAATGAAAATCTATATCACTGATAAGGATAAAGTCTATACCTATGTCATCAATTCTGTTGAAACAGTGACGCCAGATCGAGTCGATGTCATTGCAGATAGAGAAGGGGTAAATGAAATTACCTTGGTGACCTGTGAGGATGCTGCAGCAACTTATCGTACGATTGTAAAAGGTACTTTGGAAACTTCAGTAGATTACTCAAAAGCACCAAAAGATATACTAGAAGCTTTCACAGAATCTTATAATCAAATGCAATTATAA
- a CDS encoding DUF1831 domain-containing protein — protein MAFETSVSLTDCDYTYAIHPNIKKYTLRDNTFAQTKVGNYELNRLLEAVPNSGDGFKLKIIINKDLTGFKINITDKSGLRLVNIFKNPENKIIQQKFYFLMDSLVEREIFERIEK, from the coding sequence ATGGCATTTGAAACTTCTGTCTCATTAACAGACTGCGATTACACATACGCAATCCATCCAAATATTAAAAAATATACCCTACGCGACAATACCTTTGCCCAAACAAAGGTTGGAAACTACGAATTAAATCGTCTATTAGAAGCTGTTCCAAATAGCGGAGATGGCTTTAAGCTAAAAATTATTATCAATAAGGATTTAACAGGATTTAAAATTAACATTACTGACAAGTCAGGCCTTCGTTTGGTAAATATTTTTAAAAATCCAGAAAACAAAATCATCCAACAAAAATTCTACTTCCTCATGGACAGTTTAGTTGAGCGCGAAATCTTTGAAAGGATTGAAAAGTAA
- a CDS encoding L-lactate dehydrogenase encodes MTLTKQHKKVILVGDGAVGSSYAFALVTQGIAQELGIIEIPQLFEKAVGDAEDLSHALAFTSPKKIYAAKYEDCADADLVVITAGAPQKPGETRLDLVGKNLAINKSIVEQVVASGFDGIFLVAANPVDVLTYSTWKFSGFPKERVIGSGTSLDSARFRQALAETIGVDARSVHAYIMGEHGDSEFAVWSHANVAGVKLEQWLQANRDLNEADLVDLFISVRDAAYSIINKKGATYYGIAVALARITRAILDDENAVLPLSVFQEGQYGVENVFIGQPAIVGAHGIVRPVNIPLNDAETQKMQASAKELQAIIDEAWKNPEFQAASKN; translated from the coding sequence ATGACATTAACTAAACAACATAAAAAAGTTATCCTTGTTGGTGACGGCGCTGTAGGTTCATCATATGCTTTCGCACTCGTTACTCAAGGAATCGCACAAGAATTAGGTATCATTGAAATCCCTCAATTGTTTGAAAAAGCGGTTGGTGATGCTGAAGACCTTAGCCACGCTCTTGCCTTCACTTCTCCTAAGAAGATTTATGCTGCTAAGTACGAAGATTGTGCGGATGCTGACCTCGTTGTTATTACTGCTGGTGCTCCTCAAAAACCAGGTGAAACTCGTCTTGACCTCGTTGGAAAAAACCTTGCCATCAACAAATCAATCGTTGAGCAAGTTGTTGCTTCAGGATTTGACGGTATCTTCCTTGTAGCTGCTAACCCAGTTGACGTCTTGACATACTCTACTTGGAAATTCTCAGGTTTCCCTAAAGAACGCGTTATCGGTTCTGGTACTTCTCTTGACTCAGCTCGTTTCCGTCAAGCTCTTGCTGAAACTATCGGTGTTGATGCACGTTCGGTTCACGCCTACATCATGGGTGAACACGGAGACTCAGAGTTCGCTGTTTGGTCACATGCTAACGTTGCCGGTGTGAAATTGGAACAATGGTTGCAAGCAAACCGTGACTTGAACGAAGCTGACCTTGTAGATCTCTTCATCTCTGTACGTGATGCTGCTTACTCAATCATCAACAAGAAAGGTGCTACTTACTACGGTATCGCCGTTGCCCTTGCTCGTATCACTCGTGCTATCCTTGATGATGAAAATGCAGTACTTCCACTTTCAGTCTTCCAAGAAGGTCAATACGGAGTTGAGAACGTCTTTATCGGTCAACCAGCGATCGTTGGTGCACACGGTATCGTTCGTCCAGTAAACATCCCATTGAACGACGCTGAAACACAAAAAATGCAAGCTTCTGCAAAAGAATTGCAAGCAATTATCGACGAAGCATGGAAGAACCCAGAATTCCAAGCAGCTTCTAAAAACTAA
- a CDS encoding cysteine desulfurase family protein, producing MIYFDNAATTPLSPGVIKVMTETMETSFGNPSSLHSHGRQAKKILRDARECVATCLKTSSQQIIFTSGGTESNNTVIKGYCLKHRQQGKHIITTAIEHHAVLEPIEYLVEEFGFEVTVIQPVDQKIRPEDIRAALRPDTILVSTMYANNETGDLLPIKAISDLLKDHPAAFHVDAVQAVGKLSIAPEELGIDFLTASAHKFHGPKGVGILYARKPDFFNLLHGGDQEDKRRASTENLISIAGMAQALKEATDQLEANYQYIQSLSERILTGLEDLDFYLNSTDTNLPHVLNIGFPGISNDILLLRLDMAGISVSTGSACTAGTVQPSHVLAAYYGEDSPRLKESIRISLSEFNTSDEVDIFITTIHKILGELHGI from the coding sequence GTGATTTATTTTGACAATGCGGCAACCACTCCCCTAAGCCCAGGAGTAATCAAGGTGATGACAGAAACGATGGAGACCAGTTTCGGAAATCCCTCTAGCCTCCACTCCCATGGTCGTCAAGCGAAAAAGATTCTTAGAGATGCTAGGGAATGCGTTGCAACTTGTTTAAAGACCTCTAGTCAACAGATTATCTTCACTTCTGGCGGGACCGAAAGTAATAACACTGTTATAAAGGGCTACTGTCTCAAACATAGACAGCAAGGGAAGCATATTATTACCACGGCTATTGAGCACCATGCCGTTTTGGAACCGATTGAGTACTTGGTCGAGGAGTTTGGGTTTGAAGTGACCGTTATTCAACCCGTTGATCAAAAGATTCGTCCTGAAGATATTCGTGCTGCACTTCGTCCCGATACTATTTTGGTATCCACCATGTATGCCAATAACGAAACAGGCGATCTCTTACCCATCAAGGCCATTTCTGACCTTTTAAAAGACCATCCTGCTGCTTTTCATGTCGATGCTGTCCAGGCCGTTGGTAAACTTTCTATAGCACCAGAAGAGCTAGGAATCGATTTCCTAACCGCATCCGCCCATAAATTTCATGGGCCAAAAGGGGTTGGCATCCTCTATGCTAGAAAGCCTGACTTTTTCAATCTCTTACACGGGGGTGACCAAGAAGACAAGCGTCGGGCTAGTACAGAGAACTTGATTTCAATTGCTGGAATGGCTCAAGCCCTCAAAGAAGCAACTGATCAGTTAGAAGCAAATTATCAGTATATTCAGAGCTTATCTGAACGTATCCTAACTGGTCTAGAAGATCTAGATTTCTATCTGAATAGCACAGACACTAACCTTCCTCATGTCTTAAATATTGGCTTTCCTGGTATCAGCAATGATATCTTACTGCTTCGTTTAGACATGGCAGGTATTTCAGTCTCAACCGGCTCCGCTTGTACAGCAGGAACTGTTCAACCAAGTCATGTCCTTGCAGCTTATTACGGCGAAGATTCGCCTCGCTTGAAGGAATCTATTCGCATTAGTTTATCTGAATTCAATACTTCTGATGAAGTCGATATTTTTATTACAACCATTCACAAAATTTTAGGAGAATTACATGGCATTTGA
- a CDS encoding DUF4649 family protein — MTNAPLVLTYLDAYQKERQISYDNLDHCLLAFSGCVTLPDSYQVVSVTYKGQILPFTGRIGDFYRYLIQFDQSLRNSN; from the coding sequence ATGACCAATGCTCCTCTAGTCCTCACCTATTTGGATGCATACCAAAAGGAACGTCAGATTAGCTACGATAATTTGGATCACTGTCTACTAGCTTTTTCAGGCTGTGTGACCCTTCCAGATTCCTATCAGGTTGTTTCCGTGACCTACAAGGGGCAAATTTTACCTTTCACTGGAAGAATCGGTGACTTCTATCGCTATCTGATTCAGTTTGATCAGAGTTTAAGAAATTCCAACTAA
- a CDS encoding DUF2969 domain-containing protein: protein MSKKDKKIEIQIADSKVVVGKETFDGYQLTIGKKAIAEIADMGAQFALVKNASVDSLYKSLEKAVESAIENYNLHK from the coding sequence ATGAGTAAAAAAGATAAAAAAATCGAAATTCAAATTGCAGATAGTAAAGTGGTTGTAGGTAAGGAAACCTTTGATGGCTACCAATTAACGATTGGGAAGAAGGCTATTGCTGAGATTGCTGATATGGGGGCTCAATTTGCCCTCGTAAAAAATGCATCTGTAGACAGTCTTTATAAATCCCTTGAAAAAGCAGTGGAAAGTGCCATCGAAAATTATAATTTGCACAAATAA
- a CDS encoding ribose-phosphate diphosphokinase, producing the protein MSEKNNMKLFALNSNQEIAQKISEVAGIPLGKLSSRQFSDGEIQINIEESVRGYDIYIIQSTSFPVNNHLMELLIMVDACQRASAHTVNVVLPYFGYARQDRTAAPREPITAKLVANMLVKAGVDRVVTLDLHAVQVQGFFDIPVDNLFTIPLFADHYIKQGLTGSDVVVVSPKNSGVKRARNLAEYLDAPIAIIDYAQDDSSRDEGYIIGDVKGKKAILIDDILNTGKTFSEAAKIVQRDGATEIYAVSSHGLFVKGAAELLDQAPIKEILVTDSVATQEQKPKNVKYITASDLIGDALVRIQERKPVSPLFAYHKK; encoded by the coding sequence ATGTCAGAAAAAAACAATATGAAGCTCTTCGCACTCAACTCCAACCAAGAAATTGCACAAAAAATTTCGGAAGTTGCTGGCATCCCACTCGGAAAGCTTTCTTCACGTCAATTCTCAGATGGTGAAATCCAAATTAATATCGAAGAAAGTGTGCGTGGATATGATATTTACATCATCCAATCTACTAGCTTCCCAGTGAACAATCACTTAATGGAATTGTTAATCATGGTAGATGCTTGCCAACGAGCAAGTGCCCATACCGTAAACGTGGTCCTTCCATACTTTGGGTATGCTCGTCAAGACCGCACTGCTGCTCCTCGCGAACCAATTACAGCAAAATTAGTTGCCAACATGCTTGTCAAGGCAGGGGTAGACCGTGTTGTAACCCTCGATCTTCATGCGGTTCAAGTACAAGGCTTCTTCGATATCCCAGTAGACAACTTGTTCACGATTCCTCTATTTGCTGATCACTATATCAAACAAGGTTTAACCGGTTCAGATGTAGTGGTTGTCAGCCCTAAAAATTCTGGAGTGAAACGCGCACGCAATCTTGCAGAATATCTAGATGCCCCAATTGCTATCATCGACTACGCCCAAGACGACTCTAGCCGTGACGAGGGCTACATCATCGGGGATGTTAAAGGTAAAAAAGCAATCCTGATCGATGATATTTTGAATACAGGAAAAACCTTCTCTGAGGCTGCAAAAATTGTTCAACGCGACGGCGCTACTGAGATTTATGCCGTTTCTAGTCACGGACTTTTCGTTAAAGGAGCTGCAGAATTACTAGACCAAGCACCGATTAAAGAAATTTTAGTTACAGACTCTGTAGCAACCCAAGAACAAAAACCAAAAAATGTAAAATACATTACTGCAAGTGATTTGATTGGGGATGCCCTTGTACGTATCCAAGAGCGTAAACCAGTTAGTCCACTCTTTGCATACCACAAGAAATAA
- the radC gene encoding RadC family protein, with translation MYHIVFQESGLLPRERLLTEGPDKLSHQELLSILLRTGNKNKTVYEIAQDLLGSLKSLKELASMSFQELQEVPGIGKVKAIELLAAMELGKRIQTSQVIETEQIMSSQKLAKMMQQKIGHEKQEHLLALYLNTQNQIIHQQVIFIGTVNRSIAEPREILHYAIKHMATSLILVHNHPSGIIHPSKNDDGVTQQMIEACNCLGIVFLDHLIVSTDDYYSYREETDLLV, from the coding sequence ATGTATCATATTGTATTTCAAGAATCTGGTCTTTTACCTAGAGAACGTTTGCTAACAGAAGGCCCTGATAAGCTCAGTCATCAAGAATTGCTATCCATCTTATTACGGACGGGGAACAAAAATAAAACAGTCTACGAGATTGCTCAAGACTTGTTGGGCTCGCTAAAGAGTTTAAAGGAACTGGCTAGTATGAGCTTTCAGGAGTTACAGGAAGTTCCAGGAATTGGAAAAGTTAAGGCCATTGAGCTATTAGCTGCTATGGAACTTGGGAAACGAATCCAGACCTCACAAGTGATTGAAACGGAACAAATCATGAGTAGTCAGAAGCTGGCAAAAATGATGCAACAAAAAATAGGCCATGAGAAACAGGAGCATTTACTGGCATTGTATCTGAATACCCAAAATCAAATTATTCATCAACAAGTGATTTTTATCGGTACAGTCAATCGTAGCATTGCAGAACCTCGAGAGATATTGCACTATGCCATCAAGCATATGGCGACGTCCTTAATCTTAGTTCACAACCATCCATCCGGAATCATTCATCCGAGCAAGAATGATGATGGCGTCACTCAACAAATGATTGAAGCCTGCAATTGTCTAGGAATTGTTTTTCTTGACCATCTGATTGTTTCAACTGATGATTATTACAGCTACCGGGAGGAGACAGATTTATTGGTATAG